A genomic segment from Rahnella aceris encodes:
- the shiA gene encoding shikimate transporter → MDSMLTAPHPDEEIPSYHRARRAAWGSFVGAVVDWFDFLLYGITAALVFNSEFFPQIDPAMGTLAAFATFGVGFLFRPLGGIVFGHFGDRLGRKRMLMMTVWIMGIATACIGILPSFATIGWWAPALLVTLRAIQGFAVGGEWGGAALLAVESAPSGKKAFYSSGIQMGYGVGLLLATGLVSLISSLTTDAQFLSWGWRLPFLFSVVLVLGALWVRNGMEESVEFERAQEKLPKAAKKRLPVFEALLRHPGAFLKIILLRLCELLTMYIVTAFALNYSTHNLGMSRELFLNIGLLVGGISCLTIPLFAWLADRFGRRRIYITGALVGAMSAFPFFMALEARSIAGVVIFSLLLANIAHDMVVCVQQPMFTEMFGAGYRYSGAGVGYQVASVVGGGFTPFIAAALLNFSGGEWHSVAIYLMAGCLLSALTAMFMKTPAPR, encoded by the coding sequence ATGGACTCCATGCTCACCGCCCCCCACCCCGATGAGGAGATACCTTCATATCACCGTGCCCGCCGGGCTGCCTGGGGCAGCTTCGTCGGCGCAGTCGTAGACTGGTTTGATTTTTTGCTCTACGGCATCACCGCAGCATTAGTGTTTAACAGCGAATTTTTTCCGCAAATCGACCCGGCAATGGGCACACTCGCCGCATTTGCTACTTTCGGCGTCGGCTTTCTCTTCCGCCCGCTCGGCGGCATTGTCTTCGGACATTTCGGCGATCGCCTGGGTCGTAAGCGGATGCTGATGATGACCGTCTGGATCATGGGCATTGCCACCGCGTGCATCGGTATTCTTCCCTCTTTCGCGACGATTGGCTGGTGGGCTCCGGCGCTGCTGGTCACCTTGCGCGCCATTCAGGGATTTGCCGTGGGCGGCGAATGGGGTGGCGCGGCACTGCTGGCGGTGGAAAGTGCACCTTCCGGTAAAAAGGCGTTCTACAGCAGCGGGATACAGATGGGATACGGCGTCGGCCTGTTGCTGGCGACCGGACTGGTGTCACTGATCAGCAGCCTGACCACTGATGCGCAGTTCCTCAGCTGGGGCTGGCGTTTGCCATTTTTGTTCAGTGTGGTGCTGGTGCTGGGCGCGCTATGGGTGCGCAATGGCATGGAAGAGTCGGTCGAGTTCGAACGTGCTCAGGAAAAGCTCCCCAAAGCAGCAAAAAAGCGGCTACCGGTATTTGAAGCGCTGTTGCGCCATCCCGGCGCATTTTTGAAAATCATCCTCCTGCGCCTGTGCGAACTGCTGACGATGTACATTGTCACGGCGTTCGCCCTTAACTACTCGACGCATAATCTGGGGATGTCGCGTGAGCTGTTTCTGAATATCGGGCTGCTGGTCGGCGGTATCAGTTGCCTGACGATCCCGTTATTCGCCTGGCTGGCAGACCGTTTCGGCCGTCGCCGCATTTACATTACCGGCGCACTCGTCGGCGCGATGAGCGCCTTCCCGTTCTTTATGGCGCTGGAAGCCCGCTCCATTGCCGGGGTGGTGATCTTCTCGCTGCTGCTGGCAAATATCGCTCACGATATGGTGGTCTGCGTCCAGCAACCGATGTTCACGGAAATGTTTGGTGCAGGTTACCGCTACAGCGGTGCGGGTGTCGGTTATCAGGTCGCCAGCGTCGTGGGCGGCGGATTTACACCGTTTATTGCCGCCGCATTGCTGAATTTCTCCGGCGGTGAATGGCATTCCGTCGCCATTTATCTGATGGCTGGCTGTTTGCTTTCTGCCCTGACGGCGATGTTTATGAAGACACCTGCACCGCGCTGA
- a CDS encoding AMP nucleosidase, with protein MDNKSLTPSQAIEKLEKMYNDSVAALRDAIKDFIVQGTLPDITARAAGLFVYPELRVSWDGVTPAKNPTRAYGRFSHPGRYANTITHPELFRDYLLEQLSLLEEEYDAVIEVVPSQQEIPYSYVIDGSDLTLDRSMSAGLAKHFPTTELSQIGDETADGLHYPGDTFPLSHFNALRADFSLARLRHYTGTLTEHFQPYVLFTNYTRYVDEFVSWACAQIADPESPYEALACAGSVFITAETQNPEQAVSDLAWKKHQMPAYHLIARDGAGITLVNIGVGPANAKTICDHLAVLRPHVWLMIGHCGGLRETQSIGDYVLAHAYLRDDHVLDAVLPPDIPIPSIAEVQRALYDATKMMSGMPGELVKQRLRTGTVVTTDDRNWELRYSASALRFNLSRAVAVDMESATIAAQGYRFRVPYGTLLCVSDKPLHGEIKLPGQANKFYEGAISEHLQIGICAIDLLRAEGDHLHSRKLRTFNEPPFR; from the coding sequence ATGGATAACAAGTCCCTCACCCCCTCACAGGCGATTGAGAAGCTCGAAAAGATGTACAACGACTCTGTGGCCGCCCTGCGGGATGCGATTAAAGATTTCATCGTTCAGGGTACGTTGCCTGATATCACAGCGCGTGCTGCCGGGCTGTTTGTTTATCCGGAACTGCGGGTCAGCTGGGATGGCGTGACGCCAGCCAAAAACCCGACCCGCGCTTATGGCCGTTTTTCGCATCCGGGCCGTTATGCCAACACCATCACGCATCCTGAGCTGTTCCGTGATTATCTGCTGGAACAGCTTTCCCTGCTGGAAGAGGAATATGATGCGGTGATTGAAGTGGTGCCGTCACAGCAGGAGATCCCTTATTCGTATGTGATTGACGGCTCGGATCTGACGCTTGACCGGTCGATGAGCGCCGGGCTGGCGAAGCATTTCCCGACCACAGAACTGTCGCAGATAGGCGATGAAACCGCAGACGGCCTGCATTATCCCGGTGACACTTTCCCGCTGTCGCATTTCAATGCGCTGCGCGCTGATTTCTCGCTGGCACGCCTGCGCCATTACACCGGCACGCTCACCGAACATTTTCAGCCATATGTGCTATTCACCAACTACACCCGATACGTCGATGAGTTTGTCAGCTGGGCGTGTGCGCAAATTGCCGATCCGGAAAGCCCGTATGAAGCACTGGCCTGCGCGGGCAGTGTATTTATCACGGCAGAAACGCAAAACCCTGAGCAGGCAGTGTCTGATCTGGCCTGGAAAAAACACCAGATGCCCGCCTATCATCTGATTGCCCGCGACGGTGCGGGGATTACACTGGTGAACATCGGCGTCGGCCCTGCCAACGCCAAAACCATTTGTGACCATCTGGCGGTGCTGCGTCCCCATGTCTGGCTGATGATTGGTCACTGCGGCGGATTACGTGAAACACAGTCGATCGGTGATTACGTTCTGGCGCACGCTTATTTACGTGACGACCATGTACTGGATGCCGTACTGCCGCCGGATATCCCGATCCCAAGCATTGCTGAAGTGCAACGTGCCTTGTATGACGCGACCAAAATGATGAGCGGCATGCCGGGTGAGCTGGTCAAGCAACGCCTGCGTACCGGCACGGTGGTGACTACCGATGACCGTAACTGGGAATTGCGTTATTCCGCCTCGGCATTGCGTTTTAATCTCAGCCGCGCCGTCGCCGTCGATATGGAAAGTGCAACCATCGCCGCGCAGGGATACCGCTTCCGGGTGCCTTACGGCACGCTGCTGTGCGTATCGGATAAGCCGTTGCACGGTGAAATCAAACTGCCGGGTCAGGCAAACAAATTCTACGAAGGCGCCATCTCAGAACATCTGCAAATTGGTATCTGTGCCATCGACCTGTTGCGCGCTGAGGGCGATCATCTGCATTCACGCAAATTGCGTACCTTTAACGAACCCCCTTTCCGCTGA
- a CDS encoding glutathione S-transferase family protein yields MIRVWGRKTSSNVQALMWCIGELGLEYERFDIGHKYGGNDTPEFLAMNPNGTVPVIRDGEGQPLWETGAILRYLAGKYGADEFWPQDPERRAETDKWTEWAKISVAMNFTAPVFWMVVRTAAKDQDHQALEKSLQNLNKKLAIAEAQIARHGYLAGSAFTLADIQFGHSLYRYFDIAIERPSFPAIEQYYEKLTQRPAFAEHVMISYEELRVV; encoded by the coding sequence ATGATTCGGGTATGGGGCAGAAAAACGTCGTCAAATGTGCAGGCGCTGATGTGGTGTATCGGGGAATTAGGGCTGGAGTATGAGCGGTTTGACATCGGCCATAAATACGGGGGGAATGACACCCCGGAATTTCTGGCGATGAACCCCAATGGCACGGTTCCTGTGATCCGCGATGGTGAAGGCCAGCCGCTGTGGGAAACCGGCGCCATCCTGCGTTATCTGGCAGGAAAATACGGTGCTGATGAATTCTGGCCGCAGGATCCTGAACGGCGAGCCGAAACCGATAAATGGACGGAATGGGCAAAAATCAGCGTAGCGATGAATTTCACTGCGCCGGTGTTCTGGATGGTGGTGAGAACGGCGGCTAAAGATCAGGATCATCAGGCATTAGAAAAATCATTGCAGAATCTGAACAAGAAGCTGGCGATTGCCGAAGCGCAGATTGCCCGGCATGGCTACCTTGCCGGAAGCGCATTCACACTGGCCGATATTCAGTTTGGACACAGTTTGTATCGCTATTTCGATATTGCCATTGAACGGCCGTCCTTCCCGGCTATTGAACAATATTATGAAAAACTCACACAGCGTCCGGCATTTGCGGAACATGTGATGATCTCTTACGAGGAACTGCGGGTGGTATAA